Genomic segment of Mucilaginibacter sabulilitoris:
AAAGCAAATTTCGTGGGCAAAAGGTGATAGCAATAAAGCAAGATGAAAAACACACCGAGAATGCGGAATACATGCACGGCTATCAGCGATTCCAATGAAATTGACCTGAGTAAAGTTTTAAATAACCTGGTATTTCCAATAAAACCGAATAAGATGATGGTTAACGGCATACCAGCCCAAACCATCACTTTGGGCGGCAAAGAATTAACATCAAACGTTCCTTTCAAAGCAAACACGGAAACATAAATAAGATAGGCAAGGTAAAAAGCAACAATACCAATCTGGATGTTGGTTGATTTTCGAGCCGTCATACCGACGTTGAGCGCTGCCTGTTTTACCGGTTTGGTAATGAAAACTACGGAATAAAGAAAACTTGCAATAAATAGTACGATGGCCCAAATGGGCATGTGGGATATGTGATTTGTCATAATATGATGCTTAAATATGAAGACAAAGGAAAAAGATATACATCAGCTTACACTTAGCAAATGACAAGAAATGAAATGGCGGGTCGATAACGCCGATCATAGGCTAAATAAATTTATTATTACATGCTTCTGTAAGTTTTTAAGTATTTCCTCTACTTATATGGAAATCATTTAAATGTGAACAGATTTAAGATATTAATTATAGGAATCCAAATCGGCTATCGCCTGAGCAGTTTTGGTCAATCGTTGGTTAATACTAACAAAGTATTACATCAATACCTGAACATCCAACAGAAAAGTACTGATTTTAACTGTATAGTATTAATTACTAAAAATGAACGTACCATTTATAAAGAAGGGTTTTACGGAAAAAAAGTAAATATCCAATTTACTTTTAAGGTCGATCAGGAAAGGCGTGTGACCAGTCTGTTAGCAGATGGCAGGGGCCAAATTATTACCTTTATTAAAAAGTAGGCATGAATGAAGTACAGTTCTTAGCGCTTATAAAAGAGCACCAGGGTATCATTCACAAGATATGCCGACTATATCGTGAAAGCAATGAAGACCGTGAAGATTTGTTTCAGGAAATTACATTTCAACTTTGGCGGTCCCTGCCTGGTTTTAAGGGAGGCGCTAAAATAAGTACATGGATATATCGCATTTCGCTAAATACCGCGATAGCTACCTTCCGTAAAAAAAAGCCCCGTATTGAGTAGAGGGCACTGAAAAAGTAGTGCAATAAAACGTATTACGAAAAGCGATCAAGAGAAAAGGCAACTTTTACTTGGTCGCTTTTTTGTTCTGATTGCTTTGTGTGGGTGATTTAATGTGGATAATACGGGCCTATAGGAGTTTGGGGAGTGCAAAAAACGGCTAAATACCTCTTTTTATTGTTTTTTAGGCGATCAGTTTGATGATCCTTTTCAGATTGACAGTAAAGATGGCCAATGCGCCCTGCATCTGCATGTTTTCGATACCATAAGCTATCGCCCGGTCATAACCATGAACGTTTTTTAGTTCACTGTTTTTGGCTTCGATCTTATACCTGTGTTTGATGCTTTCCTTATATTGTGTCGTTTCCTGAAAAGCCATCTGTTGTTGGTGCAGGTCTGACTTTATGCTTACAGAATAGGTCTTGGTTTTTGCCCCAGGTTTGTAGCAACCCTCCCTAAATGGGCAGATTTTGCATTTTTCAACATCAAAGTAATACGTGTCTGTCTGATTTGTTCCAACGTTCTTTTTTCCCTGTCTTGATTTTCGTATGGACAAATGCCCTGCAGGGCAAACGAACATATCAGCGTCTTTGTTATAATCGAACTTATCTTCTTCTTTTCTAAACCCCTGGGTAATGGTTGGGTTTAGTTTGGCTACCACCTTAATATCCTGTCCGTTCATTAACGCAAGGTTCTCTTTTCCTGAATAAGCCGAATCGCCGATGATCCTTTCTACTTCAATGCCGTTGTTCTGACTGATCTCCAGAAGCTTGGGAAGTTCCGGCCCATCACCTTTTTCACCTGATGTTACTACCGCAGCGGTAATGATGCGTTCCTCTGTCATCGCCAGATGGGTCTTATAACCAAAGAATGAGCTATCAGCTGATTTATGGCCGGTTTTGGCATCCTTGTCTTTAGATACTATATAGTGCTCCTGAGTATCTGCTACTGTCTCTTTCAATAGATTCAGTTTTTCTTTTACCGCAGGTATCTGGCATAACGGTTGATCGGCTTCAATATACTTTTCCAATGCACTGCAATAAGCCAGTTCTTTTTCCAATTCGTCGGCTGTGTTCTTTTCGGGCATGCCTGCCTTCATATCTTCATCTATCGCATAAACAGCTTTGCGGAGTAACTTTGAACGTTCCCGTAATACTTCCAATGCTGAATACGGGTTGGATCTCGACAGGGAATGGGTAGCATCAACAATAATGGATTTTGAGCGGATGAGCCCTTTTTCAATAGCTATGGTCACCGTTTTACCAATAAGCAGGTTTAACAGATCATTATCCTTTAGCCGCAGCTTTCTGAACTTGGTCAATGAACTCGGATCGATCATTCCTTCTTCCGGTGACATATCCAGGAAATATTTGAACGACATATCATACTGCGAACGCTCAACAACATCTACATCTGAAACCGTATAGATCGTTTTCAACAACAGATACTTGAACATCCGTACAGGGCTTTCTGCTGCCCGGCCGTTAGTAATGCTGTATTTGCTGATCAGTTCATCATAGATAAAGGTAAAATCTACCAGGTCATTGATCTTCCGCAGAAGATTGTCTTTAGGAACGATCAGGTCATATAAGCCCGAAAACGCGCTAAAATGGATCTTTTGTTGTTGAACGAGCATTTTGTAGTGGCTTTCTTTTGACACTTCAAGATACAAAAAAAGGGGTTGAAAAACTAATTTTTCAACCCCGTTTTGCCTATTTAGACTTTTTCAGTGCCCTCATTGAGTACACACCTATTTTACCCGACTTGCCCGAAGAACAGCAAAGCGAAGCGCTGTCTTTACGGCAAGAACGCTTATTTATTGTGTTGAAACAGCTTGATGACAGCGAAAAGGCAATTATAGCGCTGTACCTGGAAGAATTAAACTACCAGCAAATTGCTGAAATAACAGGCATCAATGAAAATTACGTTGGTGTTAAACTTAACAGGATCAAAAATAAAATTCAAAAACTTTTAATTAAATAAATATGAAACTCGATGAATTGAAATACGCATGGGGTAAAATAGAAACTCCTGTTAAATCAACAGATGATATCAGGCTGATGTTATCTGAAAACCGGCATCCCGTTTTAAAGAAGATCAGAAAGCAGCTAACCATCGAAATGATTGGCTGGTCGGTTTTTTTTATATGTTATTATACCATGTTTGATGGCGATCAAAAACCAGTATGGATCAACCTAACATTGATAGTTTCGGTATTGCTGCCTTTAATTCATAACCTTATGGGTTATAGGTTTTCCAAGTATCTTGTGAATGGGAATACAATTAATGAATCATTAAAAAACTACCTCTCGAAAGTTAAAGTCTATGCTACTGTATCGATCATCTGCCGGTTTTTCTTCGCAACGGGGCTATTGGTATTTTTTACCTATGGATTAAGTTTTAATACAAAAAAATATATCTCGCTTGGGGTCATTATCTTAATATTTCTGATTCAACTATCAATATTATACCGGTTATGGGCCAAACGATTGAAAAAACTTGAAAATGCAGTAACAGTATTTAATTAAAAGAAACTAATATTTACCACGAAAAACTGATAGCCATTTCTAATGCGCCCGATTCAAAACGGGCCGGATTGGATATTGCAGTGATTTTTAAAAAGAAATTGAGAAATTAGTCAAGAAATCGATATTTGGCAGAAACACCCCGTTTTTTGTCGCGATTACCCTCATTATATTTAATATCAGCTCTTATTTTTGGGCTATATCATTTAAATAAAAAACCATTAAAATGAGAAGAGTAACATTCGGTATGAATATTAGCATAGATGGCTATTGTGATCACACCATTTTTAATCCCAGCAAGGAGCTTCACGATTATTTCACAGGAATGATGGACGATGTAGACCTGCTGTTTTTTGGCCGTGTCATGTATCAGCTCATGTTTCCCTATTGGGCAGATGTCGCAAAAAATCAATCCGGGACAGGATATGAAAATAGGTTTGCCGAAAAGCTTACTTCTATCGATAAGGTTGTTATTTCAAGATCATTAAGCAATGCAGAGGAGAATACGCGGATTATTCGCAGCAACCCTGCAGAAGAACTACGGAAGCTGAAACAACAGCCCGGAAAAAAAATTTCAGTAGACAGTGTAAGCATGCTTCCGGAATTAATTGAAGCAGGCCTTATCGATGAATTTCGTTTGGTTGTGCACCCGGTGATTGTGGGGAATGGAAGGAAATTGCTGGATGCCGGCAGCCTGCAGGAAAAATTGAATTTAACACTTACGGATACCATAATTTTCAAATCCGGTAGCGTGGCACATCATTACCTGAAACAGTGACGGAGAATTTGCTACGTACAAAATAAATGACCGTAAGTTGAACTATGTTTGGCTTACGGTTTTTTGTTACGTAGATTTTCCTGAATTATTCTCCGCTTGTTTAAAAAAGTTAAGAAGGCATGATTATATTTGAGGGTTTTGCAACATCTGAAAATCCTAAACCAACGTAATCAATGCGAAAAACATTAACATTAATTTTTATTGTAATAATTACAATTGGCTCAGTTTGTGCCCTGGTTCATTATCTTAAAATGGATGGTTTTGCGTTCGCCTGGGCGCTAAACTTCCTGTTGATGTTAGGTGTGCTTGCTTTTACGGAATCGCTAAAAAGCCAACTTACCTCTTCTTACTATAATGA
This window contains:
- a CDS encoding RNA polymerase sigma factor; protein product: MNEVQFLALIKEHQGIIHKICRLYRESNEDREDLFQEITFQLWRSLPGFKGGAKISTWIYRISLNTAIATFRKKKPRIE
- a CDS encoding IS1182 family transposase, whose product is MLVQQQKIHFSAFSGLYDLIVPKDNLLRKINDLVDFTFIYDELISKYSITNGRAAESPVRMFKYLLLKTIYTVSDVDVVERSQYDMSFKYFLDMSPEEGMIDPSSLTKFRKLRLKDNDLLNLLIGKTVTIAIEKGLIRSKSIIVDATHSLSRSNPYSALEVLRERSKLLRKAVYAIDEDMKAGMPEKNTADELEKELAYCSALEKYIEADQPLCQIPAVKEKLNLLKETVADTQEHYIVSKDKDAKTGHKSADSSFFGYKTHLAMTEERIITAAVVTSGEKGDGPELPKLLEISQNNGIEVERIIGDSAYSGKENLALMNGQDIKVVAKLNPTITQGFRKEEDKFDYNKDADMFVCPAGHLSIRKSRQGKKNVGTNQTDTYYFDVEKCKICPFREGCYKPGAKTKTYSVSIKSDLHQQQMAFQETTQYKESIKHRYKIEAKNSELKNVHGYDRAIAYGIENMQMQGALAIFTVNLKRIIKLIA
- a CDS encoding RNA polymerase sigma factor; this encodes MTLQDTKKGVEKLIFQPRFAYLDFFSALIEYTPILPDLPEEQQSEALSLRQERLFIVLKQLDDSEKAIIALYLEELNYQQIAEITGINENYVGVKLNRIKNKIQKLLIK
- a CDS encoding dihydrofolate reductase family protein; this encodes MRRVTFGMNISIDGYCDHTIFNPSKELHDYFTGMMDDVDLLFFGRVMYQLMFPYWADVAKNQSGTGYENRFAEKLTSIDKVVISRSLSNAEENTRIIRSNPAEELRKLKQQPGKKISVDSVSMLPELIEAGLIDEFRLVVHPVIVGNGRKLLDAGSLQEKLNLTLTDTIIFKSGSVAHHYLKQ